The Candidatus Nanohalovita haloferacivicina region TTCGACTACTACTTCGTCGCCTTCTTTCTTGATTGTCATTGGGAAGTGTGCGTATACTCCTTTTAGTTTGTAGACGTGTGCGTTTTCTAGGCCTTCTGCCATGTTTTGTAGGTGTGATCTGTAGGTTTTTGCTACTGAGATAATGTTTTTCTTGTCTCTCAGTGCTGTGAATGTTACTGTTTCTCCGTCGATGTCTACTTCTACTAGGGAGTGCTGGATTTGTTTCTCTGTTTCTTCTCCGTTTCCTTCTACCTTTAGGACTCCGTCGCTGTATTCTGCGTTGAATCCTTCTGGTAGTTCGTATGTTAGTTTTTCTGTCATTTTTCACTCACCTTAGTAGACGTATCCTAGTAGTTTTCCGCCGATTCCTTCTTCGCGGGCCTCGTAGTGTGTCATGAGGCCGTGGCTTGTTGTTACCAGTAGTTCTCCGAATCCTTGGGCTGGTAGGTATCTTTTTGCCCATTTGCTGTATTCTTCGTTTTGGACTGAGAACCGTGGTTTTACGGATTGGCATTCGTTGATGTGGTTTTTGACTTCGACTCGGAATTTGCCTCCTTGTCCGTCTTCTACGTATTCGAATACTCCTATGTATTCTAGTTCTTGTAGTTTGAGCAGTAGGTTTTTGACCAGGTTGCTGGTTGGGCTGATTGTTGCGTATTTGTTGCCCGCGTCTACTGCGTTGTTGATGGAGGACATT contains the following coding sequences:
- the rpl6p gene encoding 50S ribosomal protein L6 — its product is MTEKLTYELPEGFNAEYSDGVLKVEGNGEETEKQIQHSLVEVDIDGETVTFTALRDKKNIISVAKTYRSHLQNMAEGLENAHVYKLKGVYAHFPMTIKKEGDEVVVENFMGERFPRRAEIMEGVDVQVDGDEVTVKGPNKDKVSQTAARIEQLSRKGNRDPRTFQDGIYITEVTRSE
- a CDS encoding 30S ribosomal protein S8; its protein translation is MQQDTFSDAMSSINNAVDAGNKYATISPTSNLVKNLLLKLQELEYIGVFEYVEDGQGGKFRVEVKNHINECQSVKPRFSVQNEEYSKWAKRYLPAQGFGELLVTTSHGLMTHYEAREEGIGGKLLGYVY